One Paenibacillus sp. FSL H7-0737 DNA segment encodes these proteins:
- the hisD gene encoding histidinol dehydrogenase: MKVVSSKDFKLEREVEYGTPEQNQAVKEIVTAIKKEGDTALLRYTAQFDRVTLTPNQLRVTPEELQAAYGRVEESFVSAIQAAAANIRAFHARQKRNSWMDLQPDGTILGQIIRPLKRVGVYVPGGKAAYPSSVLMNVIPAQIAGVPEIVMVTPPSTGGKEGIDPYILVAAAEAGVNEIYRVGGAQAVAALAFGTESIAPVDKICGPGNIYVALAKREVYGAVDIDSIAGPSEIVVLADETAEPAYVAADLLSQAEHDEMASAILVTPSQSLADSVAAEVERQLQELPRQAIARSSVENYGAIIVVESMEEGISVVNRLAPEHLEIVVEDPMGLVGSIENAGAIFLGAYSSEPVGDYFAGPNHIIPTNGTARFSSPVDVDDFIKKSSLIYYSKEALLRDGKTIIELARREGLEGHARAIEIRLKNEGKGGDGYGEQ; encoded by the coding sequence ATGAAGGTTGTATCGAGCAAGGATTTTAAGCTAGAGCGAGAAGTCGAGTATGGAACGCCAGAACAAAATCAGGCGGTAAAGGAAATTGTGACCGCGATTAAAAAAGAAGGAGACACGGCACTTCTTCGCTACACGGCGCAATTTGATCGGGTCACGCTTACGCCGAATCAGCTGAGGGTAACGCCGGAAGAGCTTCAGGCGGCGTATGGTCGAGTAGAGGAATCTTTCGTATCCGCTATTCAAGCAGCCGCAGCCAATATCCGGGCTTTTCATGCTAGACAGAAACGGAATTCGTGGATGGATTTGCAGCCCGATGGCACTATTCTGGGACAGATTATTCGTCCGCTGAAGCGGGTAGGGGTATATGTTCCTGGTGGTAAGGCAGCTTATCCTTCCTCGGTGCTGATGAACGTGATCCCTGCACAGATCGCAGGCGTGCCGGAGATCGTTATGGTAACCCCGCCATCCACCGGCGGCAAAGAAGGGATTGATCCTTACATCCTGGTTGCTGCTGCAGAAGCAGGGGTGAATGAAATCTACCGTGTGGGCGGAGCGCAGGCGGTAGCTGCTTTGGCTTTTGGGACGGAGAGCATAGCGCCGGTAGATAAGATATGTGGGCCCGGCAACATATACGTCGCGCTAGCAAAACGCGAGGTATATGGCGCCGTGGACATCGACAGTATCGCGGGACCAAGCGAGATTGTCGTGCTCGCAGATGAGACCGCTGAGCCGGCCTATGTCGCAGCGGATCTGCTCTCGCAGGCCGAGCATGACGAGATGGCCTCAGCGATTCTAGTCACGCCATCGCAGAGCTTGGCGGATAGCGTGGCTGCTGAAGTGGAGCGTCAGCTACAGGAGCTGCCGCGACAGGCGATCGCCCGTTCATCCGTAGAAAATTACGGGGCGATCATTGTTGTGGAATCTATGGAGGAGGGAATCTCCGTAGTGAATCGGTTGGCACCAGAGCATCTAGAGATTGTTGTCGAGGATCCAATGGGCCTTGTGGGCAGCATCGAGAATGCTGGGGCGATCTTCCTGGGAGCGTATAGCTCGGAGCCTGTGGGCGACTATTTTGCCGGACCGAATCATATTATCCCGACCAATGGTACGGCACGCTTCTCATCGCCAGTGGATGTGGATGATTTTATAAAGAAATCAAGTCTGATTTATTACAGTAAAGAAGCCCTCCTGCGGGATGGAAAGACCATTATAGAGCTGGCGCGTCGCGAAGGGTTAGAAGGCCACGCACGAGCCATTGAGATTCGACTCAAGAACGAAGGAAAAGGTGGAGACGGATATGGAGAACAATAA
- the hisB gene encoding imidazoleglycerol-phosphate dehydratase HisB: MENNNEQALRQAGLSRKTNETDIKLSLNVDGSGVSELETDVPFLNHMLDLFTKHGQFDLSVQARGDIEIDDHHTVEDIGICLGQALHEALGDKKAIKRYASVFVPMDEALAQVVIDISNRPHFEYRATYPSQQVGSFSTELVQEFLWKFALEARITLHVIVHYGSNTHHMIEAVFKALGRALDEATLIDPRVKGVPSTKGVL; encoded by the coding sequence ATGGAGAACAATAATGAACAGGCCTTGCGCCAAGCAGGATTAAGCCGTAAAACAAACGAGACGGATATCAAGCTGTCTCTTAACGTAGATGGAAGTGGAGTTTCCGAGCTGGAGACGGATGTTCCTTTTCTGAATCATATGCTGGACCTATTTACGAAGCACGGCCAGTTTGACCTGTCAGTTCAGGCGCGAGGAGATATCGAAATTGATGATCACCACACGGTTGAAGACATCGGGATCTGCCTAGGTCAAGCGCTGCACGAAGCACTTGGTGATAAAAAGGCAATTAAACGTTATGCGAGTGTTTTTGTACCGATGGATGAGGCGTTGGCGCAGGTTGTGATCGATATCAGCAATCGCCCACACTTTGAATATCGCGCAACGTATCCTTCACAGCAGGTGGGCAGCTTTTCGACGGAGCTTGTTCAGGAATTCTTATGGAAGTTCGCGCTGGAAGCTCGGATTACGCTGCATGTGATCGTACACTACGGTTCTAACACACATCACATGATTGAGGCTGTATTCAAGGCGCTCGGACGGGCACTCGATGAAGCGACACTGATTGATCCACGCGTGAAGGGTGTGCCTTCTACGAAGGGAGTGCTGTAG
- a CDS encoding ATP phosphoribosyltransferase regulatory subunit — protein MSKPKGFEKPSGVRDYLPRAVTKLRKIENDVLHCMSRWGYQQMMTPTLEYYDTVGVASSTSDQKLYKLLNNRGQALVLRSEMTAPVARVVASLLKDEPLPLRLSYHANVFRAIEEEAGREAEFFQTGVELVGDDSPEADAEVVALAISSLQAAGVKSFKIAMGHVGFLNGLFQEALPQLPEAQEELKSHLLGRDYVSFRETLRRLDLTEAQKNELDGLLRLRGGKEICGQALELSDHPLARHSIDHLCKVWEVLVSYGVSQHVLIDLTMIGDFSYYTGMTFEGYAAELGFPVCSGGRYDNLLQQFGRPIPSTGFSLKTNRILDGVAGSSEEEELPILIQYDATRRKEGLEEATRLRSEGHAVVTRLAAGPEELETVKRLDTDTIEADGMRYGEIYTFVSFVSEHG, from the coding sequence ATGTCCAAACCAAAGGGATTTGAGAAGCCGTCTGGCGTTCGGGACTATCTGCCCCGGGCCGTAACGAAATTACGCAAAATTGAGAATGATGTACTGCATTGCATGAGTCGCTGGGGTTATCAGCAAATGATGACTCCGACGCTAGAATATTACGATACAGTTGGCGTGGCTAGCTCTACGTCCGACCAAAAACTTTATAAATTGCTCAACAATCGTGGTCAGGCGCTAGTGCTTCGTTCTGAAATGACAGCTCCTGTAGCCCGTGTTGTGGCATCTTTATTAAAGGATGAGCCATTGCCATTGCGGTTGTCCTATCACGCTAATGTTTTCCGTGCCATTGAGGAAGAAGCAGGGCGGGAAGCGGAGTTTTTCCAGACAGGGGTCGAGCTGGTAGGTGACGATTCACCTGAGGCTGATGCTGAAGTAGTGGCGCTCGCAATTTCATCTTTGCAGGCTGCGGGTGTGAAATCTTTTAAAATCGCTATGGGGCATGTAGGCTTTCTGAATGGTTTATTTCAAGAGGCACTTCCACAATTGCCGGAGGCTCAGGAGGAGCTCAAAAGTCATTTGTTGGGCCGTGACTACGTCTCTTTTCGGGAGACCTTACGCCGGCTGGATCTGACGGAAGCTCAGAAGAATGAACTGGATGGACTGTTACGTTTGCGTGGAGGTAAGGAGATTTGTGGACAGGCGCTGGAGCTTAGCGATCATCCGCTTGCCCGTCATTCGATAGATCATTTATGCAAGGTGTGGGAGGTACTGGTCTCTTACGGCGTATCACAGCATGTGCTGATCGATCTGACGATGATCGGGGACTTCTCTTATTATACAGGGATGACTTTCGAAGGCTATGCAGCGGAATTAGGGTTTCCGGTATGTAGTGGAGGCAGATATGATAATCTCCTTCAGCAGTTTGGACGTCCGATCCCTTCTACAGGTTTTTCTTTAAAAACGAATCGTATTCTCGATGGTGTGGCTGGATCGAGCGAAGAGGAAGAGCTGCCTATCTTGATCCAATATGATGCTACTCGCAGAAAAGAAGGTCTGGAAGAGGCAACACGCTTACGGTCGGAAGGGCACGCAGTAGTGACTAGACTGGCAGCAGGTCCAGAAGAGCTTGAAACGGTGAAGCGTCTAGATACGGATACGATCGAAGCAGATGGTATGCGGTACGGCGAAATCTATACCTTTGTATCTTTTGTAAGTGAGCATGGCTGA
- the hisH gene encoding imidazole glycerol phosphate synthase subunit HisH: MTVAIVDYGMGNLHSVSKAVERLGYECVVTGEAEQILAADSVILPGVGAFGDAMEQLRESGLDRVVKQVAAGTQPLLGICLGMQLLFSSSEEHGSHEGLDILSGSVVRFAPRDGYKVPHMGWNKLSFRQPQSPLFADLEEGHVYFVHSYHALVANESDLLAVTDYGYPVTAIVGRDNVFGMQFHPEKSGELGIKLLGNFLKLKGERA; the protein is encoded by the coding sequence ATGACTGTTGCAATCGTCGATTATGGCATGGGCAACCTGCACAGTGTGAGCAAGGCGGTAGAACGTCTCGGTTATGAGTGTGTAGTGACGGGGGAAGCCGAGCAAATTCTCGCTGCTGATAGTGTCATTCTGCCAGGTGTCGGTGCATTTGGCGATGCGATGGAGCAGCTGCGGGAAAGTGGTTTGGATCGTGTGGTCAAACAGGTAGCTGCCGGAACCCAGCCGCTGCTAGGAATCTGTCTTGGTATGCAACTACTGTTTAGCAGCAGTGAAGAGCATGGCAGCCATGAGGGACTTGATATTCTCTCAGGCTCGGTGGTGCGTTTCGCTCCTAGAGATGGCTATAAGGTGCCGCATATGGGTTGGAACAAGCTGAGCTTTAGGCAGCCGCAAAGTCCGCTTTTTGCAGATCTTGAAGAGGGTCATGTGTACTTTGTGCACTCTTATCATGCGCTTGTAGCGAATGAGAGTGATCTGCTGGCTGTCACCGATTATGGTTACCCAGTCACAGCTATTGTGGGGCGAGATAATGTGTTCGGCATGCAGTTCCATCCTGAAAAAAGCGGGGAGCTGGGAATCAAGCTGCTGGGCAATTTTTTGAAATTAAAGGGAGAGCGGGCGTAA
- the hisA gene encoding 1-(5-phosphoribosyl)-5-[(5-phosphoribosylamino)methylideneamino]imidazole-4-carboxamide isomerase: protein MSSFIVYPAIDIRDGKCVRLQQGDYSQETIYNDSPLEVAKSWEEQGGKFIHLVDLDGAKAGHPVNDAIIGAIAANANVPVQVGGGLRNLADVEKLLGLGVSRVIIGTAAINDHAFTEAVLAKYGDKVAIGIDARNGYVATHGWLNTSEVRAEDLAKELAAKGAETFIYTDISRDGMMQGPNVDGIVSMAKVSGKTVIASGGVTSLDDLLRLNVHSGSGVGGAIVGKALYTGNIDLSKALQALGQK from the coding sequence ATGTCTTCTTTTATTGTATATCCGGCGATTGATATCCGGGATGGAAAATGTGTCAGGCTGCAGCAGGGGGATTACAGTCAGGAAACGATATACAATGATAGCCCACTGGAGGTGGCAAAATCATGGGAAGAGCAAGGCGGAAAGTTCATTCATTTGGTGGACTTAGATGGCGCGAAAGCAGGTCATCCTGTGAATGATGCGATTATCGGTGCTATTGCTGCTAATGCTAATGTGCCTGTTCAGGTGGGCGGTGGCCTTCGTAATCTTGCGGACGTGGAAAAATTGCTTGGGCTTGGCGTTAGTCGGGTTATTATCGGAACTGCTGCGATTAACGATCATGCTTTTACCGAAGCGGTATTGGCTAAATACGGTGATAAAGTAGCTATCGGCATTGATGCGCGCAACGGTTATGTTGCGACACATGGCTGGTTGAACACCTCTGAAGTACGTGCTGAGGATCTGGCTAAGGAATTGGCTGCAAAAGGAGCCGAGACGTTCATTTACACCGACATCTCCCGCGACGGGATGATGCAGGGTCCGAACGTGGACGGCATTGTGTCCATGGCGAAGGTCAGCGGTAAAACGGTGATCGCCTCCGGCGGAGTCACCAGTCTTGATGATCTGTTACGTCTAAACGTACATAGCGGCAGCGGTGTGGGCGGAGCTATTGTTGGCAAGGCGTTGTACACGGGCAATATTGATCTTTCCAAAGCTTTGCAGGCGCTCGGGCAGAAGTAG
- the gntK gene encoding gluconokinase translates to MIGVDIGTTSTKAVLFEEKGAIAAQANVGYPLHQPSPSIAEQDPEQILSAVFHTISEVMRQSGVSADAILFVSFSSAMHSVIAVDKLGKALTACITWADNRSAGCALRLKDELNGHELYLRTGTPIHPMSPITKLMWLREEHTEVFQQTYKFISIKEYIFARLFGEYIIDHSIASSTGMLNLENLEWDKEALEIAHITTDQLSRLVPTTQIMQGLLPGLAEELLLLPTTPFVVGASDGVLSNLGVGAIEPGVVAATIGTSGAIRTVVDHPLTDPKGRTFCYNLTPKHWVIGGPVNNGGMLFRWVRDEFAASEVETAKRLGIDPYEVLTRIAEQVPAGSGGLLFHPYLTGERAPLWNPDARGSFFGLSMNHHKEHMIRSVLEGVIFNMYMVLLAMEEQIGRPSRILATGGFARSSVWRQMMADIFDQEVVIPESIESSCLGAVVLGLYATGRVDSFDVVFDMIGSTHKHTPIDEHTKIYKQLLPIYISVYRSLESQYQAIAEFQREQAGE, encoded by the coding sequence ATGATTGGCGTTGATATTGGAACTACAAGTACCAAAGCAGTTCTCTTCGAGGAAAAAGGAGCCATAGCTGCACAAGCTAATGTAGGATATCCCTTACATCAGCCCTCACCCTCAATAGCGGAGCAGGACCCAGAACAAATCCTGAGTGCAGTCTTCCATACTATCTCTGAAGTTATGCGGCAAAGCGGTGTATCTGCGGATGCAATCCTTTTCGTCTCCTTCAGTTCTGCCATGCACAGTGTCATTGCAGTTGATAAACTGGGTAAGGCCCTAACTGCCTGCATCACATGGGCTGATAATCGCAGTGCCGGATGCGCACTTCGTTTGAAGGATGAGCTAAACGGCCATGAATTGTATCTACGCACAGGTACACCTATACACCCAATGTCTCCGATCACCAAGCTAATGTGGCTTCGGGAAGAACATACAGAAGTGTTCCAACAAACCTATAAATTCATTTCCATAAAAGAATACATATTCGCAAGACTGTTTGGCGAATACATCATCGATCATTCCATTGCCTCTTCCACAGGCATGCTCAATCTGGAGAATCTAGAATGGGATAAAGAAGCTTTGGAGATTGCCCACATTACAACAGATCAACTCTCGCGGCTTGTTCCCACCACGCAGATTATGCAAGGGCTGCTCCCTGGTCTGGCAGAGGAGCTTTTGCTGCTCCCTACAACTCCATTTGTTGTTGGCGCCAGTGATGGCGTCCTTTCCAACCTCGGCGTAGGCGCAATTGAGCCCGGTGTAGTGGCCGCTACGATTGGTACGAGTGGAGCAATTCGTACCGTAGTGGATCACCCGCTCACCGATCCCAAAGGACGGACCTTCTGTTATAACTTAACCCCAAAACATTGGGTGATCGGAGGCCCCGTCAACAATGGTGGCATGCTGTTCCGCTGGGTACGTGACGAGTTCGCGGCCTCTGAAGTTGAAACCGCCAAACGACTAGGCATTGATCCTTACGAGGTTCTGACTCGCATTGCAGAGCAAGTTCCTGCGGGAAGCGGTGGACTTTTATTCCATCCTTACTTGACTGGAGAACGAGCACCGCTGTGGAATCCGGATGCTCGGGGCTCCTTCTTTGGCCTTTCTATGAACCACCATAAGGAGCATATGATTCGGTCAGTACTAGAGGGCGTAATCTTCAATATGTATATGGTTCTCCTTGCTATGGAAGAGCAAATCGGACGCCCAAGCAGAATCCTTGCCACTGGCGGCTTCGCCCGCTCCTCAGTATGGCGGCAGATGATGGCTGATATCTTTGATCAGGAGGTTGTCATTCCGGAGAGTATCGAGAGCTCCTGCCTCGGGGCGGTTGTACTTGGTCTTTATGCAACAGGTCGAGTCGATTCCTTTGATGTCGTGTTTGACATGATTGGTTCAACCCATAAGCATACTCCAATTGATGAACATACCAAGATCTACAAACAGCTGCTGCCGATCTATATTTCTGTTTACCGTAGTCTCGAAAGCCAGTATCAAGCCATTGCAGAGTTTCAGCGAGAACAAGCTGGAGAATAA
- the hisG gene encoding ATP phosphoribosyltransferase, producing the protein MAQILKVAMPKGRIYEKAAELFRQAGLPIPPDGEASRKLVIPLPEAGMEFILAKPVDVPTYVEYGVADIGIVGKDVLLEEDRDVYELLDLGIARCRMSIIGLPNWQPGIQQRVATKYPNVASKYFREQGQQVEVVKLNGSIELAPLIGLADRIVDMVETGQTLRDNGLIEMKSIFEITSRLVANRVSYRMKNEEIQQLCDRLQAVIGEPNLR; encoded by the coding sequence ATGGCACAGATTTTGAAGGTCGCTATGCCAAAAGGTCGGATTTATGAAAAGGCTGCTGAGCTGTTCCGCCAGGCAGGTCTCCCGATTCCACCGGATGGTGAGGCATCCCGCAAGCTTGTTATTCCGCTGCCTGAGGCAGGCATGGAATTTATATTAGCTAAACCAGTAGATGTACCTACATATGTAGAATATGGTGTGGCCGACATTGGAATCGTGGGCAAGGACGTATTGCTGGAGGAAGATCGTGATGTATATGAGCTGCTTGATCTTGGCATCGCTCGATGCCGGATGTCGATCATTGGATTGCCGAACTGGCAGCCGGGGATTCAGCAGCGTGTAGCGACGAAATATCCGAATGTGGCTTCAAAATATTTTCGGGAGCAGGGACAGCAGGTTGAGGTCGTGAAGCTGAATGGTTCAATTGAGCTTGCGCCGCTGATTGGTCTCGCTGATCGTATCGTGGATATGGTAGAGACGGGCCAAACGCTGCGGGATAACGGATTAATTGAAATGAAGAGCATATTCGAAATTACGAGCCGTCTTGTGGCCAATCGTGTGAGCTATCGGATGAAAAATGAAGAGATACAGCAGCTGTGTGACCGACTACAGGCGGTTATAGGGGAACCAAATTTGCGGTAG